AATTAAGTAATTGTTAAAATTAGTCACTAATAATTAAAAATCCTGTTAATCCACTAATGAATTGTTGATGTGGCACATTAGCCAATTTAACACAAGGGCACTTTTGTTTTTGACATTTGACCAAAGTCGAGAGATCTCTCTAAAATTATGCTAAAAGTGGGTTTCATTTTTGCccactcaactattagtaaatttcatttttgcccactcaactatgaaaagttataaaataatcactcaagtattagtaaatttcttttttagtcatcTAACTATGAAAAGTTGTAGAATGGACACtcaaactattcaattttatcttttttttgtcACCCCACTATCTTggattttttggtatttttatttttactttagcCAGCTGGTGACCAACAAAAACAAAATCGAATAATTGAGTAACAATTTTGTAACCTTTCATATTTGAGTGAcccaaaaagaaatttactaatcgTTAGGTGACTACTAGTGCAATTTACCCAAAAAATTATATCATAACCAGGGTCCAATGCTTGTGAGGCTAATGAATACTCTGAAAATTCAAACCTTTTTCAGTGTACAGAGTAATAGAGAGAGACATAACAAACAGCTGGATTTTGATGGGAAGTGATACATTTTTTCCCAGGCTGAAAATTCAAAGACACATATTAAAGACAATTACGTAATTTTCTTTCATTAGAACTGTTGGGTCCTCTTAGTTTTTCCCTCAAAAAGTCAGCTTAACCAAAACGAGTGGAAAAGTAGTTGATTTTATATACAGCTGCTGCACTTTTTCCTACCAGGGAATAGCTGGTTTGTTTCTCTTTTTGGCTTCATTTTTGAGGTATGGCCATTGATGAAGGTTTTAATCTTTAGTAGTCATTCTGCATTAGGGTTCTAGTTAGGGGttgaattattagtattttaaGGTTCAAATTTTGATGGGAATTTGGGGTTTCTTTATATGTTAGTTTATTGAGAACTTTGGGGTTTATTGTTGAAGATGAATGTAGGGAAGTGGCTATCTTTGGTTTTAGCTgttattttgtttgaatttttggGTTATAGAAGAATACAGGCATCATTCACTCCTACTGATAACTACTTAATTGTTTGTGGTTCTTCACAAAATGTCACATTTCAAGGTAGAACTTTTGTTCCTGATTTTCTTCATTCTTCAATTTCCTTAAAGGCCAAAAGAAGTTATTATGTTGCTAGCTCTAATTCCAGTGTTCCATCTTCTATATTTCGATCCGCTCGGATTTTTTCCAGCATTGCTTCATACGAGTTCGATATCAAACAACGAGGTCGGCATTGGATCCGGCTATATTTTTTTCCTGTTGTGGTTCCGAAATCGGGACATAACTTGATATCTGCTCCGATAACGGTTGTCACTGATGGTTTCGTGTTGTTGAACAACTTCACTTTCGAGAACTATAATGGTTCTTTTTTGTTCAAGGAGTTTGCAATCAATGTGACTTCTGTTACCTTGTCGCTTACGTTTGTTCCTTGGAATGATTTGGTTTCGTTTGTTAATGCGATCGAAGTTGTGTCCATCCCAGATTCAGTCTTGCCTGACCAGGCATTAGCTCTGAATCGATCTACTCCTATTAGTGGTCTTTCGGAGTTTGGGATGGAAACTGTTTATCGGTTAAACATGGGAGGGCCCTTGATTAGTGCTCAGAATGATACACTGGGAAGAACATGGGAGAATGATTCGAAATATCTCCGTGTAAATGGTTCTGCTCTGAATGTTTCAATCGATCCAGCTTCCATCAAATATACTGCTTCCATTACAGAGGAAACAGCACCGAATTGGGTCTATGCTACTGCTGAAACCATGGGTGATGCAAATGTATCTAACATGAACTTCAATATAACTTGGGTCTTCCCTGTCAATCCAAACTTCAGGTACTTCGTCCGGGCACATTTTTGTGATATCTCCAGTCAGTCTCTCTATGCTTTGGTTTTCAATCTGTACTTAAATGATGATATTGCTGCTGCAAGTCTTGACCTATCAACATTGACGAGCAACCTAAATGTGCCTTACTATATGGACTTCATCTCCAGTTCCTCAGCGGGTTCTGATACTTTGACTGTTAGTATTGGTCCGGATTCAGTGACGGATATCACTAATGCAACATTGAGCGGGTTGGAGATTATGAAAATCAGCAATGAGGCTGGTAGCCTCGATGGGGTTTCTTCTGTAAAGAATCTCCTTCCGCTATCATCTCTGAAGAAGAACAAGATATGGATAATAATTGGTTCTCTTGTTGGAGCTGTAATTGCACTGGTGTTCATCGGATTCTGCTGTTGTTGCCTGTTGATGCGGAAGCCTAAAGCTAATCATCAAGGACATCCCTTACACGGAAACTCTCAAACAATGACCAAAATGTCGATGGCATCAAAAAAGAGTGGAACGGCAAGCTGCATCTCATCGGCCTCCTCGAGTTTCGGTCAGTTCTTCAGCCTCCAAGAAATCCTTGATGCTACCAACAAATTTGATGAGAGTCTACTACTAGGAGTTGGTGGTTTTGGTAGGGTCTACAGAGGAATGCTTGAAGATGGGACTAATTGTGCTGTCAAAAGAGGTAACTCGAGATCCGAACAAGGCCTTGCTGAATTTATGACTGAAATTGAAATGCTATCTAAACTTCGTCACCGTCACCTTGTCTCTCTTATTGGCTACTGTGATGAAAGATCGGAAACGATTCTTGTTTATGAGTATATGGCTAATGGACCCCTTAGAAGCCATCTTTATGGAACAAATTTTCCATCTCTAACATGGAAGCAACGACTTGATATATGCATTGGCGCTGCTAGAGGACTTCATTACCTCCACACATTTGCAGCCCGAAGCATTATTCACCGGGATGTGAAGACAACAAACATTCTCTTGGATGAGAATTTTGTAGCCAAGGTATCAGATTTTGGCCTCTCAAAAACCGGTCCAGCTTTAGATCAGACACATGTGAGTACTGCTGTTAAGGGTAGCTTTGGCTACCTTGATCCCGAATACTTTAGAAGACAGCAACTCACTGAGAAGTCTGATGTGTATTCATTCGGGGTGGTTCTGATGGAAGTTCTCTGTGCTAGGTCGGCTTTAAATCCAGTTCTCCCAAGAGAACAAGTTAATATCGCGGAATGGGCAATGAGCTGGCACAAGAAAGGTATGTTGAATCAAATCATGGATTCTAATCTGGTCGGGAAATTGAATCCGGCTTCTCTTAAGAAGTACGGAGAGACAGCTGAGAAGTGCCTTGCCGAGCATGGGACTGAGAGACCATCGATGGGAGATGTTTTATGGAACCTCGAGTATGCTCTTCAGCTGGAGGAGACGTCATCAGTGCTAACTGAACCCGATGATAACAGTATGAACCATATCCCGGCGATTCGGTTGACACCGCTTGAGTCATTTGATAATAGTGTAACCATGACCAACGGGGGAAATTCTGGCACCGATTGTAATGCCGAAGATTCACTCGTAAATCCTTGTGGACGGTAGATGAATCAGAGGTTTATGTTTATTATTACAATTACTGTGTTCCATTATACAGCCATCAATGCAGACATAAACAACATAAAAAGTtacattatatatgtatatatatagttttcGAATACATAACATTATTGACAGAAGCCATAGCCATAAAAGCTTCTAATGTTTTAACTAATAAAACCCATTATTCCATTATTTCTTGCAAACAATTCCATATCCAGCAGAAGCCCCGCTGGTGCAATCAAGAGGTAGATATTCAGTCACAGATGTCATCTCCTGGTTCGAACTATTTTCCGGCGAGTATAAACAAGTTAAGCAATTTGCAGAAAGAAGTTGGGTGGTCTTATACTTATCTTCACCACCAACAACAGGCATTGCCACACCGGGTTTCGCCGGGTTCTGGAAATCCGGCTGGTAAGTCCTGCCGAGCACCCCGTCCACCTTAGGTGAAAGGGCAAAGAACCTAAACTGAACTTCCAAGTGAGCAAAGCAATCATCAGATGGTACTTTGTAGTTATGGATTTTATCATCTTCTTTTGTCACAGGAACCACATTCACCATAATCTCTGCACTATCTTTCAATGTTACAATCACACTGTTCTTATTTGCAACTCTTTCGACTTTCACATCTTTTTCAGGTGAATACCAACTGGACAAAGCCCCTTCTGGGACAATTAAATCCTCCCCGTTGTAACTGAACTTTAAATGGTCCACTTCATCGTTCCATGTTGCAGCTTTGATGGCTTCAAGGGAGAAAGAATGAGAGTTGAATAAGATCCCAAGCGCTTGAATCCAAGTGAAGTCCCTGGTTCGACCAGCGGGACGATGACCGATGAAGCGACCGTTGATTTGGAGATTGGTATCGGACACCAAGCTGAAATGCTCATTGCTCTTTCCATGGAAATAAAACACAATGCCATCACCACCAATGAAACGAGGATCGTAACAAGCTGATCCAGGACCATTACAGTCTGGTTTACGATCTAAAATCAAGAACCAAAAccaaaaaaagagaaattaattGAACATTCATATAAGTTTGGAGCAGCAATAGGTGAAACTTACGTTTACAATAAGATTTACAGACGGATGAATCACAGTTAACATGACAGACTTTAGCTTTGTAATTGCCATAGCTAGTGCTTGGACATTCATAGGGACATTCTATGTATTTTCCATAGCATCGGCTTCTTGGATTACTGCAATACACAGAATCTGCTTTTGTTTGAATCAGAGCTGGCACAAAGACGagcaaaatgataaaaatagagCTGCTTCTTAGAATCTCCATTATAAGAAAAAGATTATGATCCAAATGATGCAAGAACACTTGGTTTTATCGTCTCTATTTATAGAATTCAAAACTGCTAGGTTTGCTTGTATTGTATgtcttcttttcatttcttttattgttttaatgCTTGAAATGTCATCTAATTTTTCAGTAAGTTTCAAGCATGAAGGTACCTTTTATCTCTGGAATTAAAATATACTATCTGTTTCCATTTTTGAAGGGTTGAAGCAACTATATGCTTCTActaatttaatctctaattcaATTCATCTTACTTCCACCCCCCCCCCCGCCTTTTTCTTTTACATTGTTGATAGGGGGG
The genomic region above belongs to Gossypium hirsutum isolate 1008001.06 chromosome D05, Gossypium_hirsutum_v2.1, whole genome shotgun sequence and contains:
- the LOC107903536 gene encoding receptor-like protein kinase THESEUS 1, whose product is MNVGKWLSLVLAVILFEFLGYRRIQASFTPTDNYLIVCGSSQNVTFQGRTFVPDFLHSSISLKAKRSYYVASSNSSVPSSIFRSARIFSSIASYEFDIKQRGRHWIRLYFFPVVVPKSGHNLISAPITVVTDGFVLLNNFTFENYNGSFLFKEFAINVTSVTLSLTFVPWNDLVSFVNAIEVVSIPDSVLPDQALALNRSTPISGLSEFGMETVYRLNMGGPLISAQNDTLGRTWENDSKYLRVNGSALNVSIDPASIKYTASITEETAPNWVYATAETMGDANVSNMNFNITWVFPVNPNFRYFVRAHFCDISSQSLYALVFNLYLNDDIAAASLDLSTLTSNLNVPYYMDFISSSSAGSDTLTVSIGPDSVTDITNATLSGLEIMKISNEAGSLDGVSSVKNLLPLSSLKKNKIWIIIGSLVGAVIALVFIGFCCCCLLMRKPKANHQGHPLHGNSQTMTKMSMASKKSGTASCISSASSSFGQFFSLQEILDATNKFDESLLLGVGGFGRVYRGMLEDGTNCAVKRGNSRSEQGLAEFMTEIEMLSKLRHRHLVSLIGYCDERSETILVYEYMANGPLRSHLYGTNFPSLTWKQRLDICIGAARGLHYLHTFAARSIIHRDVKTTNILLDENFVAKVSDFGLSKTGPALDQTHVSTAVKGSFGYLDPEYFRRQQLTEKSDVYSFGVVLMEVLCARSALNPVLPREQVNIAEWAMSWHKKGMLNQIMDSNLVGKLNPASLKKYGETAEKCLAEHGTERPSMGDVLWNLEYALQLEETSSVLTEPDDNSMNHIPAIRLTPLESFDNSVTMTNGGNSGTDCNAEDSLVNPCGR
- the LOC107903537 gene encoding uncharacterized protein, with the protein product MEILRSSSIFIILLVFVPALIQTKADSVYCSNPRSRCYGKYIECPYECPSTSYGNYKAKVCHVNCDSSVCKSYCKHRKPDCNGPGSACYDPRFIGGDGIVFYFHGKSNEHFSLVSDTNLQINGRFIGHRPAGRTRDFTWIQALGILFNSHSFSLEAIKAATWNDEVDHLKFSYNGEDLIVPEGALSSWYSPEKDVKVERVANKNSVIVTLKDSAEIMVNVVPVTKEDDKIHNYKVPSDDCFAHLEVQFRFFALSPKVDGVLGRTYQPDFQNPAKPGVAMPVVGGEDKYKTTQLLSANCLTCLYSPENSSNQEMTSVTEYLPLDCTSGASAGYGIVCKK